The genomic window CCATGGGAGATTTCATTAAATTCTGAAAGTATAACTGCTGATAAAATAGAAAAAGTAAGAAAGCTTGATGAAATAGCCAAAAAAAGAAACCAAAGTCTTGCACAAATGGCTCTTGCATGGACTCTGCGCGGCGGGAAAGTAACTTCTGCATTAATAGGTGCCAGCAAATCGAGCCAGATCGTAGAAAATGTGCATGCACTGGATAATCTTGAATTCAGCAGAGAAGAACTGGAAGCTGTGGAAAATATACTAAAAGGTGTGTAAATTTTATTTTATGATAATTTTACAGTCTTTTGATAAAATAAAAAAACAGAGTATATGAGGATTTACATGCTCTGTTTTTCTTGACTAAAATTATTGAGTATATTTTCAAAAACCTATAAAAGGTTCTGTTAATATTAACTGATTATTTTACATTTCAAATATATATGATAAATTTCTTTTCTAATTTAAACGATCTGAAAATTTCTGAATAAAATAACATTATTTTAGCACTATTTATTGTTCTTGATTATTATACATGAAATGAATGCTTTTGTCGATTAAATTTTTTTACCAAATCTTTGCTCAAAAGAATACCGGCCTCCTAAAATCTAATGATTGCAGGGAACCGGTATTATTATATTTAATTTTTTTTGTGATGTTATTTTATATTTCTTATGAAATTTTCTATTATTTTTTTCTCGGTATTTTTATCACAGCCGCAGCCTCCAAGCTGTATGGCAGGCTTGGTTTTCCCGTGAAAATCACTTCCGCACGTTATGATACAGCCTCTTTTTTCTGCTTCTTCCCTGTAAAATGAAATCTGCTCACCGCTGTGATAACTGCTGTATACTTCCATCCCTTTTACCCCTGAGTCCAAAATTCCGTCGAACAGCTTCTTATCCTCATGAATATTTTTTCCCGGATGTGCCAGAATCGGTATTCCTCCTGCTCTGTTTATCAGATCTACTGCTTCTTTTAACGAAATATAGCTGATTGGTATATATGCAGGCTTTCCCTGTGCACATATATCCCAGTAAAAATTCACATATGGATTATCACTTCTGGAACCACCTTCAAGATAAGGCTTTATCAGAGAATTATCTTTATTTTCAGGTTCGTAAATAGATGCTTCTGCTATATCTTCTCCGATAATAATGCCGTTTTTCATAATCTTGTTCAGTTTGTCACGGTTAACATATATTCCTGTTTCCTCCACAAGTCTCAGCCTTTCAGGACTTGCTTTTTTCTCCTGTCCGAGTATACTCTCTTCCAGCGCTTCAAACTCTTTCATACTGTAATCAATATAATACCCAAGTACATGAAGATCTACTCCCTCATATGTACAGTCTATCTCTATTGCAGGCACTACTTCTACACCCAGTTCATTCCCGGTATTTACAGCTTCTTCCACCCCCTTGACAGAATTATGGTCTGCTACGGCTATATACTTCAAACCGGCATCCTTACACATCTGTACCAGTACAGACGGCTTGAATTCCCCGTCATCACTATACATAGTGTGCATGTGAAGATCAATAATATTTTTTATCATTTCTTTCCCTCCGTTTTCTTTATTTATAATCCTATATTTTTATGCATTAACTGAGTGCCGAGAGTGCTTATCCCCCTGAAATAATCCTCTGAGCTGTCTTCTTTGAATATTACTTCGGGAAAACTCCCCTCCGGCATATATTCCCTGCATTTTTTTACTACAGAGTCAAGAAACTCTTCCCTGAATCTTTTTCCTCTCATAATAATAATATCAGGATTTATAGTGTAGTTTATTATCAGAATGAGCTTTACCAGAGCCTCTGTATATTCTGCATCTCCGCATTTTTCGTTAATAATATCATCTACTGTTTTCATTCCGTCTACAGGAATAAATCCAAACTCACCTGCGAAATTGTCTCTTCCCCTTATAATCTCACCGTTTGAAATAATTCCTGCTCCTGTACAGTCTTCTGCAAATTCTATATATACAGAACTCAGATTTTCAAAATTACTGTTTTTATTTTCCTCTGCAAAATTTATGCTGAAACCAAAAACTGTGGAATTCAGATCATTTTCCAATATAACAGGTATACCGAACTTATTTTGCATAAAATCTCCTATATCATTTATAATCCATTCCTTATTCAGCCCGCTTACTAAATATCCGCCGTTTTTCACAATTCCGGGGACACCCAGTGCAATGGACTTTATTACTTTCTGTTTCAATGCCTGTTCCGTAAAATCCGTTATTGCTTCCTGAATATCTTTATCCTTTATGTTTAGTTCACCGCTGTCTGTTTTTTCATTTAGAATATTTGAAATTATATATTTAACACTTTTACTCTCTATACAAAAGGCAAGGCTGTGATATTTTTCCTTATTAAAGTAATATCTTTCCGCCTTTCGCCCGCCGCTTGATTCTTCAAAGCCTCCCGTGATTATATCACCGTTTTCAATTAATTCTGTGAGAATAGTTCCTACTGTAGTGAGACTTATATTTGTCAGAGCAGCTATATTTGACCTTGTTATCATGGGATTTTCCAAAATAACTTTTTTTATTTCTGAAATATTCAGTTCTTTCATAAATTTAGGTTTTCCGGTTATTTTTTTCATTTTATACCTCATAAAGTTTTTAAATATACTTTTAAAATAATCTTTTAAAAGTATATTTTATTTTACTACAAAAAATAAATTTGGTCAATCACTTTTATTTTTTTGTCTTATTCAAATCTCTTACAATAAAATATTTTATAGTGTATAATAATTACACAACAATTTATTAAATGAGGAGAATTCAAAAATGATCAGAATGGTAGCAGCCGATATGGACGGTACAAGCCTTGGAACAGATGAAAATATTTCGAAAACTAATATAGAAACAATAAAAAAAGTAATAAACACAGGAACAGAATTTATTTTTGCTTCTGGAAGACCTGTTTACGGTATAAATCTGAAAATAGCCGATGCCGGTCTCACAGATAAAATCAGATATTTTATTGCTTATAACGGCGGCATTGTTTACGACACAGCAAACAAGGAATATCTCTACACTAAAATTATGGATTTTGAAATTATAAGAAAAATTTATAATATAATACAGCAGAATAATCTTGATCTTTGCTTCTGTCTTCATGAAGACGAATTTATTTATGTAACACAGGACAATGAAATAACTGCCCTTGAAGCCGAGAGCAACCATCAGACAAAAGTATTGATTGATAATATAGAAGATCTCTCAGAAAAAAAGTTTATGAAAATACTTCTGGTGGGGGAACATGAAAAATTAAAGCATGCTGCTGATATTTTCAGACAAAGTGAAGTCAAGGCTGATATTAAGACCATGTTTTCCCTTGATATGCTTCTTGAAATACTTCCTGTAGATTCTGACAAATCTGTTGCACTAAAATGGCTCTCAAATTATCTGAATATTCCGCTTTCGTCTGTGCTTGCCATAGGTGATGCCGAAAATGATATGGAAATGCTAAAGACTGCCGGCTACAGTGCTGCCATGCAGAATGCATACAAACATGTCAAAGAAATTGCAGATTACATTACAGAGAAAAATAATGATGAAAACGGTCTTACAGAATCCTTGGAGAAGTTTTTGGATTTATAAAACAAAGGGACTGCCGGCTTTAACACCGTGCAGTCCTTATTTTTGGCTTTATGTAAAACAATATATCATATTTATAATAATGTTCTTATCTCATCTTTTAATATTTCAGAATGTGTACCAAATATGGCCTGTACTCCTTCTTCCCCAACTTTTAATACGCCTTTTGCCCCAAGTTTTTTCAGTTCGTCGTCATTTACTTTTTTCGTATCCGCTACTGTTACTCTTAGTCTAGTTATACATGCATCCAGACTTTTTATATTTTCTTTACCGCCGAGTGCTTCCAGTACAGCTTTTGCCTGCTCGCTTTTTGATTTTGATATACTTCCTACAGGAGAAATATCCATATCATCTTCACGTCCCGGTGTTTTCAGGTTAAATTTTCTAATGAAAAATCTAAACAGACAATAATAAATTATCGCATAAAATATTCCCACAAGAGGTACTAAAAACCATCTTGTCTGGAATCCCCCTGTAATACCCGGAAATATTCCAAATAATGTGTAATCTATGAAACCGCCTGAAAATGTCATTCCTATTCTTACCTGAAGCATATTCATAATCATAAATGAAAGCCCTGCGAGTACAACGTGCAATCCGTATAATACCGGTGCTATAAACAGAAACAAGAATTCTATCGGCTCTGTTATTCCTGTTAAAAATGATGTAAGAGCTGCTGAAAACAGCACACCTGCTACCAGCTTCTTTTTGTTGTCCTTAGCTTCATGGTACATTGCCAAAGCTGCTGCCGGAAGACCAAACATCATAAATACGAATTTTCCTGTCATAAACTTACCTGCTCCTGAATATGTTGCACTGCTGAAATTCTTTACTCCGTCTGCATACATTGCAAACCATATTCTCTGATCTCCGTTTACTACCTGTCCGGCTTTATTAGTATATTCCCCGAACTGATACCAGAACGGCGAGTAAAACACATGGTGAAGCCCGAAAGGTATTAATGCTCTTTCTATAATTCCGAAAATAAATGTTGATATATTTGTATTCCCGTTATTGGCAAGGTTCGAACACTGTATAAGCAGATACTGTATAGGCTGCCATACAAACGGTAATATTAATCCAAGTAAAATTGCAAATACTGATGTCATTATAGGTACGAATCTTTTCCCTGCAAAGAATCCCAAAAATTGAGGAAGTTCTATTTTATAATATTTATTAAATATCGCAGCACCTAAAAGACCTGCTATTATCCCGCCGAAAACACCTGTCTGTAATGTAGGAATCCCCATTACTCTTGTATAACCATAAAGCTGACCTACAGTAAGACCTTTTATATTTGTTGCTGCTCCTACAAGCGTGTCAGAAAACTGCGAGTTATTCTGTAATATGTATTCGCCGGCTTTATATATACTGTCCATACTGTTGAATTCCATATTAGGTATTGCGTTCAGCTGCAAAGCTGTTCTTATTGTATCTACTCCTGATAATATAGCTCCTGCATTAGAAACTATTCCTGCTATTACATTCATGATCAAAAATCCCAAAACTGCTGCCAGTGCTCCTACACCGTCTCCGTTATTCGCGAAACCAATTGCTACCCCAATGGCAAATAATAACGGCAGATTACCAAAAACTATATCTCCGGCCTGTGTCATTAACAAAGCTCCGTATTGTATAAAATGATTTCCCAGAAAAGGCAGTCTTGTAATAAGCTCCTGCTGCTGCAGCCCTGCACCTATTCCAAGCAGAAGACCTGCCGCTGGAAGAATTGCCACAGGAATCATAAGCGATCTTCCTATTTTTTGTAAAATAGCAAACATCTTTCCAAATAAAGCATTTTTTTTCTTTTCCATAAATTTTCCTCCTAAAATTTTCATAAAACGCTTCTAATAGTCAGTTTTATTGAATCCATGTAATATTATTTCGTTTTTTTGTTCTCTATTCAAAAAACTCATTTTAAACAAAGATTAAACATATAAAGCATTTTATTTTTCTTATTTATATTTCAAAAGCACTTTAATTCATCTTAGACTAGTATATATAATAGGATTTGTTATGTCAATCTTTTTTTTATGGTCACTTTACACTTTACATATAAAAAACTGTTTTTTGATTATTTTAAGAATAAATATAAATTATGAAATAATTATTTTAAAACGAATATTATATATTATTTTTTTTCGTTTTTTATGGTATAATTCTGAATATGCATAAAACACTGACTTTTAAAATTATTTTTTTTAATGAATTATTACTTTTTAGAATTGGAAGGAATAAAAGAAATGACTGAAATATTTAATTTTACCCCAACAAAAAAATCGAAAAATTTTACTGTAAACATAAGGCTGAATAAGAATTTTTCAAGGACTGAAAAGGAGTTTTTCGAACTTCTGCTTTTTAATTTTGATCTTACTTCGGCATATATAAGTCTCGACTCAAAAGATCTGATGAAAATACTAAATCTGGACACTGACGCTAAATTACAGGATTTTCTTCTCAAAATTACAGATAAGAAAGTAATTTATTCCATTACAGAGGAAGATACTGTTGTATACAGCGGATCTTTTTCTCCTGTTGCTTCTTATTTTCAGAAAAAAGAAAAAATATATATTCTTACAGCTGAAGAATTAAAAATGTTTCTTACAGAGGAAAATATTTTCTCTCATTTTAATTTTAAGAAATTTATTTTTATGGAAAAAAATCTTTCCCTTATTTTGTATAATCATTTAAACAATATTCTGCCGGGAGCCACTCTCTCTGTTACTATTGCAGAACTTAAAGAACTATTTGAACTGGATGATTCATATACCAGAACTTATGACTTTGAAAAACATATTCTGAAAAAAGTAGTAAAAAATATAAATAA from Sebaldella sp. S0638 includes these protein-coding regions:
- a CDS encoding replication initiation protein, which codes for MTEIFNFTPTKKSKNFTVNIRLNKNFSRTEKEFFELLLFNFDLTSAYISLDSKDLMKILNLDTDAKLQDFLLKITDKKVIYSITEEDTVVYSGSFSPVASYFQKKEKIYILTAEELKMFLTEENIFSHFNFKKFIFMEKNLSLILYNHLNNILPGATLSVTIAELKELFELDDSYTRTYDFEKHILKKVVKNINKYTDLEVKYEKSPHTGSVINFNFKSTYRENIFEKTREIMDTIKSKIINYENVYNLIINYLEKRGHSYVHNNISYINSLKDIRNFDAYLRKALLYDLYSSSLKNVKSESKFISFFEKYHVYKNSVTLQNDLYKYINSILYITSSLEELYSFEVINEIKNLEDGSFFNYKNDDFEIFVEFSQHKSSSIQLLIREDLI
- a CDS encoding PHP domain-containing protein — encoded protein: MIKNIIDLHMHTMYSDDGEFKPSVLVQMCKDAGLKYIAVADHNSVKGVEEAVNTGNELGVEVVPAIEIDCTYEGVDLHVLGYYIDYSMKEFEALEESILGQEKKASPERLRLVEETGIYVNRDKLNKIMKNGIIIGEDIAEASIYEPENKDNSLIKPYLEGGSRSDNPYVNFYWDICAQGKPAYIPISYISLKEAVDLINRAGGIPILAHPGKNIHEDKKLFDGILDSGVKGMEVYSSYHSGEQISFYREEAEKRGCIITCGSDFHGKTKPAIQLGGCGCDKNTEKKIIENFIRNIK
- the ptsG gene encoding glucose-specific PTS transporter subunit IIBC yields the protein MEKKKNALFGKMFAILQKIGRSLMIPVAILPAAGLLLGIGAGLQQQELITRLPFLGNHFIQYGALLMTQAGDIVFGNLPLLFAIGVAIGFANNGDGVGALAAVLGFLIMNVIAGIVSNAGAILSGVDTIRTALQLNAIPNMEFNSMDSIYKAGEYILQNNSQFSDTLVGAATNIKGLTVGQLYGYTRVMGIPTLQTGVFGGIIAGLLGAAIFNKYYKIELPQFLGFFAGKRFVPIMTSVFAILLGLILPFVWQPIQYLLIQCSNLANNGNTNISTFIFGIIERALIPFGLHHVFYSPFWYQFGEYTNKAGQVVNGDQRIWFAMYADGVKNFSSATYSGAGKFMTGKFVFMMFGLPAAALAMYHEAKDNKKKLVAGVLFSAALTSFLTGITEPIEFLFLFIAPVLYGLHVVLAGLSFMIMNMLQVRIGMTFSGGFIDYTLFGIFPGITGGFQTRWFLVPLVGIFYAIIYYCLFRFFIRKFNLKTPGREDDMDISPVGSISKSKSEQAKAVLEALGGKENIKSLDACITRLRVTVADTKKVNDDELKKLGAKGVLKVGEEGVQAIFGTHSEILKDEIRTLL
- a CDS encoding ROK family protein, which encodes MKKITGKPKFMKELNISEIKKVILENPMITRSNIAALTNISLTTVGTILTELIENGDIITGGFEESSGGRKAERYYFNKEKYHSLAFCIESKSVKYIISNILNEKTDSGELNIKDKDIQEAITDFTEQALKQKVIKSIALGVPGIVKNGGYLVSGLNKEWIINDIGDFMQNKFGIPVILENDLNSTVFGFSINFAEENKNSNFENLSSVYIEFAEDCTGAGIISNGEIIRGRDNFAGEFGFIPVDGMKTVDDIINEKCGDAEYTEALVKLILIINYTINPDIIIMRGKRFREEFLDSVVKKCREYMPEGSFPEVIFKEDSSEDYFRGISTLGTQLMHKNIGL
- a CDS encoding HAD family hydrolase is translated as MIRMVAADMDGTSLGTDENISKTNIETIKKVINTGTEFIFASGRPVYGINLKIADAGLTDKIRYFIAYNGGIVYDTANKEYLYTKIMDFEIIRKIYNIIQQNNLDLCFCLHEDEFIYVTQDNEITALEAESNHQTKVLIDNIEDLSEKKFMKILLVGEHEKLKHAADIFRQSEVKADIKTMFSLDMLLEILPVDSDKSVALKWLSNYLNIPLSSVLAIGDAENDMEMLKTAGYSAAMQNAYKHVKEIADYITEKNNDENGLTESLEKFLDL